GACCCTCGGCCCCGGAGAGCTCATCGGCTGGTCCTGGCTCTTCCCGCCGGACACCTGGCACCTGGGCGCGGAGGCGCTCAGCCCGGTGCGCGCACACGAGTTCAACGCCGAGGCGGTGCGCCGGCTGTGCGACGAGGACCCGGAACTCGGCTACGCCCTCGCGTTGGCCTGCGCTCAGGTGATCGGACGCCGGCTCCAGAGCGCCCGCACCCGGCTGCTGGATCTGTACGGGCCCTACGCGGGTGGAATCTCGCCATGACCGGGCCCTCGCCATGACCGGGCCGGAGGGTGCGGCGGGCGGCCCGGGGGCCGAATGGCCCCTTACGCTTCCCCGCGCCAGAACGTGAAGCTGGGCAGCCGGATCGCGACCGGCGACCCGCGCGCCATGGAGGAGAGGCCGTGCCCCAGACAGTCGACCCCGACGGCCCCATCGGGGTCTTTCTGCTCGACGACCACGAGGTGGTGCGGCGCGGACTGCGTGATCTGCTCGACGCCGAATCCGATCTGAAGGTGGTCGGCGAGGCGGCCAACGCCCGCGAGGCCATCGCCCGCGCCCCCGCCGTACGGCCACACGTCGCGGTGCTCGACGTACGGCTCGGCTCCTCGGGCGAGGGCGGGGACCACGAAGGGATCGAGGTCTGCCGGGAGTTGCGGGCCCGGCTCCCCGACCTCGCCTGTCTGATGCTGACGTCCTTCGACGACGACGAGGCGCTGTTCGACGCCATCATGGCCGGGGCCGCGGGCTATGTGCTCAAGCAGATCAACGGGTCCGACCTGGTGTCGGCGGTGCGCACGGTGGCCGAAGGCCGCTCCATGCTCGACCCCGGCGCCACCTCCCGGGTGATGGCCCGGCTGCGCGGCCCCGCGCCCAGCGGGCCCGTGGAACTGGAGAAGCTGTCCCCGCGGGAGCGGGAGATCCTCCAGCTCATCGGCGACGGACTGACCAACAGGCAGATCGCCGAGCGGCTGTTCCTGGCCGAGAAGACCGTCAAGAACCGCATCTCCTCGATCCTGTCCAAGCTGGGCGTGGGGCGGCGCATCCAGGCCGCGGTGATCGCCGAGCGGATCAAGGAGCGCGAAGCGGGTCAGTGAGCCCGTGGGCGATGCCCGGTGCGGGTATCCGGTCCGGATGACGCCCTTACGGTCGCCGCCATGGACGGTGGTGGCCGCCACGATAGCGGTGGCCGCCATCCACGGCGGCCGCGTGTGTTTCGCGTGGAGCGCGAGACCGGTCCCCTACCGGCCCCGCGCCCCACGCCGAGCGGGGCGGGACCGGTCGACATGCTCATCACCGCAGTGGAGTGAGAGCCCGGCCCACCCCGGTGGCGGAGTTGGCTCGCGGAACTGTTCGGTCCAGCATCGCGGTGCGCCCCGTCGCCGGGTAGGGGCCGAACGGCCCTCATATATCGGGCGCGGACGGCCCTCACAACAAATCAGGGGCCGGACGGGGACACCCCATCCGGCCCGGACCTTCCCGCGACCGGGCACAGCCCGGTCGCATCACCTCCCGACGTGTGTCAGTAGCCGCCTCCCGGCTGCGGCGCCCGGCCGCCCGGGTACTGCTGACGGCCGTAAGGGTCGTCATACGGAGAGGGGGCGGGTGCCGCCGGGCGAGGCGCGACCGGACGCGTCATGGCCGGGCGCATCGCCTCGTACCCCATCGGCGAGGCCGGCGCGGGGCGCTGCATCTGCGGCTGCTGGGCGCCCGGGTAGCCCCGCGGTCCCGTCGGCTGCGGCGGGATGTAGGGCGAGTGCGCCTGCTGTAGGCCGGTGGGCTGCGGCGCCTGCTGCTGGTACCCCTGGTGCATGGGCTGCGGGGAGGGGGCGGCCGGCAGCGCGGGGAGCGCCGAGGGCAGCGCCGGAAGATGACTTCCGGTGTCATAGGCCGACGGCACCCTGATGGGCGCGATCTGCGGTGTCCCCCGCTCGGCGACAAGACTGTCGTAGATGGGGGTGTCCGGGAAGGACGGCGAGGAGTAGTAGCCGCCACCGTAAGTGCTGCGGGGGGAGGTCATAGACCATAAGTTAAGCCCACCATGTGCTGATTGGGGAGTCCGGTAGGAGGGTTGTTTTCAGTGTTCGGAGTGGCCGTGGATCCCCAATACGAGCGAACCCGGGAAAATCGGTCGTCAGGGTACGTTGAGATCGTGTAAAGAGCGCGTTTTCAGCGGGTAGCCACCCGTCGTCCGTGCTGTGCGACGGCCGAGCGGCCCGATCCGAGTGAACAGAAAGGCAGGGGGACGGAAATGGCGATGCGCAAGGGCGGTAACACGCCAGTACCGGCTGACGCCGTGCGGATCGAGCTGGGCTGGCGCGCCGGACCGGGGGCGCCAGACGTGGATGCCTCGGCGCTGTTGCTGGTGTCCGGAAAGGTCAGGTCCGACGGGGACTTCGTGTTCTACAACCAGGCGGCGCACTCCTCCGGCGCGGTGCGCCACGAGGGGAAGCGGACCGCGGGTGACACGGTGACCGACACCCTTTCGGTGGACCTCGCCCGGGTCGAGCCCGCCGTCGACACCGTGGTCCTCGCGGCCTCGGCCGATGGCGGAACGTTCAGCCAGGTCCCCGGTCTGCACATCCGGGTGCTGAACGCGGCGGGCGGCGCGGAGATCGCCCGCTTCGACAGCGAGGACGCCACCGTCGAGACCGCCTTCGTCCTCGGCGAGCTGTACCGCAGGCAGGGCGCCTGGAAGTTCCGCGCGGTGGGACAGGGCTACCAGAGCGGTCTCGCGGGGCTCGCCACGGACTTCGGCATCTCGGTCGACGAGCCGCAGCAGACGCCGGCTCAGCCCGCCGCCCCGGCTCCGGCCCCCGCCGCCCCGCCGAACGCCGGGCAGAACCCGTACGCGGCCCAGAACCCGTACGCCGCCCCGGCGCCGCCCGCCGCCCCCGCGCCGCCGTCCGGCCCGCCCGCCGGGGCGTACCCGCCCCCGACGCCCACCGCCGTCTCCACGCCCCTGCCGCCGCCCCCGCCCACCGCACCGGCCACCCCGGCCCCCGCGCCCGCCGCGGCGCCGGTGAGCCTCAGCAAGGTCACCCTGACGAAGGAGGCCCCCTCGGTCTCGCTGACCAAGCAGGGCGGCACCTCCGGCACCATGCGGATCAACCTCAACTGGCAGGTGCACAAGCAGTTCTCGGGGTGGGCCTCCAAGCTGGGCCGGGCCATGGCCATGCACAGCGACCTCGATCTCGACCTGGGGGCGCTGTTCGAACTCGCCGACGGCAGCAAGGGCGTGGTCCAGGCGCTCGGCAACTCCTTCGGCTCCCTGCACCAGCCGCCCTTCATCCACCTGGACGCCGACGACCGGACCGGTGCCCGGGCGACCGGTGAGAACCTCACCATCAACCTGGACCAGCAGAAGCTGTTCCGCCGGATCCTGGTCTTCGTGACCATCTACGAGGGCGCCCGCAGCTTCGCCAACCTCCACGCCACGGTCACCCTGCAACCGCAGTTCGGCGCCCCGATCGACTTCTCGCTCGACGAGTGCACCGTCCCGTCCCCGGTCTGCGCCCTCGCGCTCATCACCAACACCGGCGGCGAGCTCGTCGTGCAGCGCGAGGCCCGCTATCTGGTGCCGCAGCGCGGCACCAGCCCGCAGCGCACCCTCGACCACGCCTACGGCTGGGGCATGAACTGGACCCCCGGCCGCAAGTGAAACCCCGGTGCACGGGGCGTGGCCGTCAGGGTGCGGCGCTGGGGCGGGCGTACGTGCGCCCCTTCCAGGCCGCGCCCTGTCCGAGGTGGTGCCGCACCGCCGAGTCCACGGTCATCAGCAGATAGAGAAGGGCCGTCAGGGGCAGCAGCGGCGCCAGCCACAGCGTCTGCCGGTAGTAGCGCAGCATCGGGATGTAGCTGCCCGCCATCAGCGCCCAGGCGGCGGCGCCCAGGGTCAGCGGCGCGGGACGCCCCGTCAGCACCCCGGCGACCACGGCCGCGGGCGGCACGAGATACACCACCGCCAGTCCCGCGACCGTCAGCAGCAACAGCAGCGGGTTGTGGCGCAGCTGGGTGTACGCGCTGCGCGAGACCATCCGCCACAGCTCGCCCAGCCGTGGATACGGCCGCACGCTGTCGACCCGGTCGGCCAGCCCCAGCCAGATCCGTCCGCCGGACCGTTTCACCGTGCGGGCCAGCGCCACGTCGTCGATGACCGCCTGCCGGATCGCCTCCGGGACCCCGGCCCGCTCGGCCGCCTCCCGGCGCAGCAGCACACAGCCGCCCGCGGCCGCCGCGGTGCGCCCCCGGGACCGGTTGACCCACCGAAAGGGGTACAGCTGTGCGAAGAAGTAGACAAAGGCGGGCACGATCAGCCGCTCCCAGTAGGTCACCACCCGCAGCCGCGCCATCTGGGAGACCAGATCCAGTCCGTTCGTCTCGGCCGCGCGCACCAACTCCCGCAGGGAGTCCGGCTCATGGGCGATGTCCGCGTCCGTCAGCAGCAGGTAGTCCACGCCTCCGTCGTCCTTACGGTCCGCGTCCCGGCCGTCCGCGTCCTTACGGTCCGCACCGTCCGCGTCCCCACGGTCCGCGGCGAGGCGGGTCGTGGCGAGCGCCATGCCGTGCCGCACCGCCCACAGCTTGCCGGTCCAGCCGGGGCCCGGCTCGCCGGGGGAGTCGACGGTCAGCGGCAGTCCGCCGTGCTCGTCGGCCAGTTCACGGGCCAGCTTTCCGGTGCCGTCCGAGCTGCCGTCGTCGATCAGGAAGATCTCCGCCGGCCCCGGATAGTCCTGGGCGAGCAGCGAGGGCAGGCTGGCCGGGAGCACCGCGGACTCGTCCCGGGCGGGCACCACGACGGCCACCGAGGGCCATATCGCGGGCTCCGGCGGCCCGAACCCGTCCGGCTCCGGCGGTCCCGAGCCGTCCGGATCCGTCCGGGGCAGCGTTACGTCCGTACGCCAGAAGAAGCCCTGGCCCAGCAGAAGCCACAGCCATGCGGCCAACGACCCGGCGGCGATCCACATCAGCGCGCTCACCCGCCGAAGTCTGCCCGAAGGTGTGCCCGGCCGACGGGCGCACGGGACCGATCCATTAAAGTGACCGGGTGAAGATCGCGCTTATGGACTCCGGAATCGGGTTGTTGCCCACCGCCGCCGCGATGCGCCGACTGCGACCGGACGTCGATCTCGTCCTCTCCTCCGACCCCGCCACCATGCCGTGGGGCCCGCGCACCCCCGAGGGCGTCACCGGGCTGGCCCTGGGCTGCGCCCGGGCCGCCGCCGCGCACCGCCCCGCCGCGCTGATCGTCGCCTGCAACACCGCATCCGTCCACGCCCTGCCCGCGCTGCGCGCCGAGCTGGAGCCCGGGCTGCCGGTCATCGGCACCGTGCCCGCCATCAAGCCCGCGGCGGCCGGGGGAGGGCCGATCGCGATCTGGGCCACCCCGGCCACCACGGGCAGCCCGTACCAGCGCGGACTGATCCGTGACTTCGCGGGCGGCGTCGAGGTGACCGAGGTGCCGTGCCCGGGGCTCGCCGACGCGGTACAGCACGCCGACAACGAGGGGATCGACGCCGCGGTGGCCGCCGCGGCGGCCCGCACCCCGCGCGATGTCACGACCGTCGTCCTGGGCTGCACCCATTACGAACTCGTCGCCGACCGCATCCGGACGGCCGTGCAGCAGCCGGACGCGCCGCCGATCGTCCTCCACGGCTCGGCCGGAGCCGTCGCCGCCCAGGCCCTGCGCCGGATCGGCGCCGACCCGTTCCCGCCGGACGGCCCGGTCACCCCGGGCGGTCTGACCGTCATCCTCAGCGGACGCGAGGCCGCCCTGCCGGAGGTCGCCCTGGCCTATGCCGAAGGCGTGCAGCTGGCCCCCGTCGCCCCGACGCGCGCTTGACCGCGACGCCTCGTGCGGTGAGCTGACCGAAACGCTCCTCACCAGCGGATTCCTCCGCCCCGCTGCCGTGGTGCCAGAAGGTGAGTACGCTGCCAACCATGAGGCACCACGACCACGGAGAGCCGAGCGCCCACGGGCAGCCGCCCGCGGTCTGGATCGGACGGGCCCACAATCGCGCGCAGTGGCTGCTGGCCGTGGCGGGCGCCGCGTGCCTGGCACTCGGTGTCGACCTCGCCGTCGACTCGCCCTGGGGCTCGGGCATCGCCCCGCTCCTGATGGCCGTCATCGGCTGTGTCGCCGCCGGGCTGCTGATGCTCTTCGGCACCCTCGCCTTCGTCCATGTGGCGGTGCGGGTCGACGACGAGGTGCTGGAGATCCGCTGCGGCCATATGGGGCTCCCACGCCGCCGCATCCCGCTCAGCGACGTGGTCCACGCCGATGTGGCCCGTAAGGTCACCCCGTGTCAGTGGGGCGGCTGGGGCTACCGCTGGCGCCCCGAGAAGGGCACCGCCGTGGTGGTGCGCCGGGGCGAGGGCGTGGTGGTCCGCCTCGGGGACGGCCGCGTCTTCACGGTCACGGTGGACGACGCCGAGGCGGCGGTCCGGGTCATCCGCGACCGGCTGCGGCTGATCGCGGCCCGCACCTCCCAGGTCTAGCCGATCCCCGTTCCCCTCTTTCGGGGGATGCGTTCCCTTTCGGGGCTTCGCCTCGCATCCCCTTTCCGGGGGCGCGTAGGCGTGTTTCAGGGGCGCGTACGCACGGGCTGTGCCGGATCTCATGGCACCGCTCCCTGGTCGTCGTCCAGGCGACGGGCGGTCGCCAGCCCGGCGAGGAGGCCCGCTCCGGCGGTGATCTGGGAGAAGCTGAGGGCGTTGCCCAGACAGGACTCGACGGCCAGGGCCGTGAGGGTCGCGGCCGCCGTGAGGACCACGGGAGTGGGGCGCGGTGAGCGCCACAGGGCGTGGAGCATCCAGCCGAAGGCCGCGCCCAGCAGGGCCACCCCCGGCAGCCCCTGACCGGCCGCCTGCTGGAGCGGCGCCGAATGCGGCTTGGCCTCCGGGCCCAGTGGCTGGGCCACCGAGGGGCTCAGCTCGCCGAAGCGGTCCGGGCCCGCACCGCGCAGCTGATCCGTCTCCTCGATACGGGCGGCGTCCTGCCACAGCCGGATCCGGTGCTCGGTGAGATGGGCGCGCAGGGCGGGCGGCAGTCCGCCCGGGACCGAGCCCTTGGCCACCGCCCAGGTGCCGCCGACCGCGACCGCCGCGATCAGCGCGCACGCGATGAGCGCCGGCAGCCGCCGTCGTGGCCGGGCGGCGATGAGCGAGCACACCAGGACGGCACCGCACGCCACCGAACCGACCGTCGAGCCGCCCACCACGGCCGTCAGCGTGATCGCCGCGGCCGGCAGCCACAGCGCCGGGCGGAGGACCCGCGGGGCGGCCCAGGCCGCGCAACAGAGCGCGCCCGTGGCCAGGGTGAGCTGGGCCGCGCCCGGCCCCTCATGGCCGCTGAGCCCGTACGGCGAGGTGCAGGCCAGGCCGAACCCCGCGAGCCCGGCGGCCGCCGCCCCGGCGACCGGCAGCAGCGATCCGGCGATCCGGCCGCAGGCGTACCCGGCGGCCACCGCCAGCACCGCCAGCAGGACTCCCTCGGGGCGGGCCGGCCGCCCCATGGCCGCGATCAGCGCCCAGACGGCGCAACCGGCGAGGATCAGAACCCCCGCGACATCGGACGCACCGGCGCAGCCGGCGGCCGGTCTGCCGTGGTCCTGCACGACCGGCTCCACCACTGATGACGTCATCCCGCCGACCCCCCGTCGTGACGGGCACCGCGCCGACGACCTTACGGCCGTCGCGCGAGCCATGACACCCGAAACCGTAGCGCTTGTCGTAAGGAATGTGTATATGGTGCACAGAAACGATGAGTCGGTCGTGAAACGCCCGCCGTGGAGGGCGCCGTGCGGCCGCCGCGCGCGCCCCCATTTGCGCCCGATACCCTCGGCCCATGCCGACCCCCGACTTCATCCGTGACCTCAGGGCCTCCATCGGTCATGAACTGCTCTATCTGCCGGGCGTGAGCGCCGTGGTCATCGACGACCAGGACCGGGTGCTGCTGGGCCGCCGGGCCGACAACGGCCGCTGGACCATCATCTGCGGCATCCCCGAACCCGGTGAGCAGCCGGCCACGGCGGTGGTACGCGAGGTCGCGGAGGAGACCGCGGTGCGCTGCGTCCCCGAACGCATCGTGCTCGTACGGACCCTGGCACCGGTGACCTACCCCAATGACGACAAGTGCCAGTTCGTGGACATCTGCTTCCGCTGCCGCGCGGTCGGCGGCGAGGCGCGGGTGAACGACGACGAGTCGCTGGACGTCGGCTGGTTCCCACTCGACGCGCTGCCCGAGATGGAGGACTTCTCCCTGTCCCGGATCAAGCAGGCGCTCGACGACGGCCCGACGTGGTTCGAGCCCATCGTCGGGGAGTGAAGTATGTGCCGCCCCCACATCGGTCCGGGCCAGACGGCTGCCTAATGTGCCCCTCATGAGCGCGTCCACCACACCAGGCCCGGACTCACGGCTGTCCGGCGGCCTCGATCTCTCCGGCCGTACCGCACTCGTCACGGGCGCCGCCGGGGGCATCGGCCGGGCCTGCACGCTGCGGCTGGCCACCGCCGGGGCTCGGGTGCGGGCCGTCGACCTGGACGCCGGGGGCCTGACCGACCTCGTCGCCGCGGCCTCCGGACTGCCCGGCCCGGTCGAGGCCCACCCCCTGGACCTCACCGACCTCGACGCCGCCGAGCGGGCCGCCGCAGGCACCGACATCCTGGTCAACAACGCCGGGCTCCAGCTCGTCCGGCCCATCGAGGACTTTCCGCCCGAGGTCTTCTCCCGGGTGCTCACCGTGATGCTCGAGGCCCCCTTCCGGCTGGTGCGCGGCGCGCTGCCGCACATGTACGCCCAGGGCTGGGGCCGGATCGTGAACATCTCCTCGGTGCACGGGCTGCGCGCCTCCCCGTACAAGTCGGCCTATGTGGCCGCCAAACACGGTCTGGAGGGGCTCTCCAAGGTCGCCGCCCTGGAGGGCGCGGAGCACGGGGTGACATCCAACTGCGTCAACCCCGGCTATGTGCGCACCCCGCTCGTCGAGCGGCAGATCGCCGACCAGGCCGAGGCCCACGGGATCTCACCGGAGCGGGTGGTCTCCGAGGTGATGCTTGCCGACGCGGCGGTCAAGCGGCTGGTCGAGCCCGAGGAGGTCGCCGAGGCCGTCGTGTACCTCTGCGGTCCGTACACGTCCTTCATCACCGGGGCCTCGCTGAGCATGGACGGCGGATGGACCGCCCACTGAGCGGCCCATCGGAGCGGCCACCGGCCTTTGAGGGCCGATTGGCTCAGCCACTGGACCAGGAAGGCGGATTGGCCGAGCCACCGGCGGACGGTGGCCGATTGGCTGAGCCGCCTCCGGACGGTGGCCCATCGGCTCAGCCACCGGCGGACGATGGCCCATTGGCTGAGCCAGCTCCGGACGGTGGCCAATTGGCTCAGCCACCGGACCGCCTGCTGCCCGGCCGCCCCGTCGACAAGGCCCCGGGCCGCCTTACGGCTGGCGCCGCCGCGCCCGGCGGGAGTATGCCTGTGACCATGCCCGACGACCGGCCGGAGAACCCCTACCTGGAACTGCTCGCACGCGGCGCGCCCGCCGAGGCGTACGAGCGTCCGGTGCTGCGCGCCCGCGCCGACAAGGCCCCGGCCGACCGGCTGGCGGCCCTGGAGGCCGCCAAGCTGCTCGCCCTGCGGGTACGCGGTGAGCTGGAGGGGCGACGGCGCCGCGAGGCCGAGCTGTCCGCGCTCTTCGAGACCGCGCACGACCTGGCGGGGCTGCGCGACCTGGACGCGGTGCTCCAGGCCATCGTGCAGCGCGCCCGCTCCCTGCTGGGCACCGAGGTGGCCTATCTGACGCTCAACGACCCGACGGCCGGTGACACCTATATGAGGGTCACCGACGGTTCGGTCTCGGCCCGCTTCCAGCAGCTGCGGCTCGGCATGGGGGAGGGGCTCGGCGGTCTGGTGGCCCAGACCGCCCGCCCCTACGTCACCGAGAGCTACTTCCATGATCCTCGGTTCCAGCACACCCACACCATCGACGCGGGCGTCAGGGACGAGGGACTCGTGGCCATCCTCGGGGTGCCGCTGCTGCTCGGCAGCGGTGTCATCGGCGTGCTGTTCGCGGCCGACCGCCGGGCCCGGGTGTTCGAACGCGCGCAGATCGCGCTGGTCGGCTCGTTCGCCGCGCACGCGGCCGTGGCCATCGACACCGCCCATCTGCTCGCCGA
This genomic interval from Streptomyces asiaticus contains the following:
- a CDS encoding Crp/Fnr family transcriptional regulator, which gives rise to MMGLLSALKTEHRERLMALAHDVSFPSGGRIFEEGRKADRFWIIRTGAVTLDLHVPGRRAAVIETLGPGELIGWSWLFPPDTWHLGAEALSPVRAHEFNAEAVRRLCDEDPELGYALALACAQVIGRRLQSARTRLLDLYGPYAGGISP
- a CDS encoding response regulator, giving the protein MPQTVDPDGPIGVFLLDDHEVVRRGLRDLLDAESDLKVVGEAANAREAIARAPAVRPHVAVLDVRLGSSGEGGDHEGIEVCRELRARLPDLACLMLTSFDDDEALFDAIMAGAAGYVLKQINGSDLVSAVRTVAEGRSMLDPGATSRVMARLRGPAPSGPVELEKLSPREREILQLIGDGLTNRQIAERLFLAEKTVKNRISSILSKLGVGRRIQAAVIAERIKEREAGQ
- a CDS encoding DUF6643 family protein, yielding MTSPRSTYGGGYYSSPSFPDTPIYDSLVAERGTPQIAPIRVPSAYDTGSHLPALPSALPALPAAPSPQPMHQGYQQQAPQPTGLQQAHSPYIPPQPTGPRGYPGAQQPQMQRPAPASPMGYEAMRPAMTRPVAPRPAAPAPSPYDDPYGRQQYPGGRAPQPGGGY
- a CDS encoding TerD family protein codes for the protein MRKGGNTPVPADAVRIELGWRAGPGAPDVDASALLLVSGKVRSDGDFVFYNQAAHSSGAVRHEGKRTAGDTVTDTLSVDLARVEPAVDTVVLAASADGGTFSQVPGLHIRVLNAAGGAEIARFDSEDATVETAFVLGELYRRQGAWKFRAVGQGYQSGLAGLATDFGISVDEPQQTPAQPAAPAPAPAAPPNAGQNPYAAQNPYAAPAPPAAPAPPSGPPAGAYPPPTPTAVSTPLPPPPPTAPATPAPAPAAAPVSLSKVTLTKEAPSVSLTKQGGTSGTMRINLNWQVHKQFSGWASKLGRAMAMHSDLDLDLGALFELADGSKGVVQALGNSFGSLHQPPFIHLDADDRTGARATGENLTINLDQQKLFRRILVFVTIYEGARSFANLHATVTLQPQFGAPIDFSLDECTVPSPVCALALITNTGGELVVQREARYLVPQRGTSPQRTLDHAYGWGMNWTPGRK
- a CDS encoding glycosyltransferase, with amino-acid sequence MWIAAGSLAAWLWLLLGQGFFWRTDVTLPRTDPDGSGPPEPDGFGPPEPAIWPSVAVVVPARDESAVLPASLPSLLAQDYPGPAEIFLIDDGSSDGTGKLARELADEHGGLPLTVDSPGEPGPGWTGKLWAVRHGMALATTRLAADRGDADGADRKDADGRDADRKDDGGVDYLLLTDADIAHEPDSLRELVRAAETNGLDLVSQMARLRVVTYWERLIVPAFVYFFAQLYPFRWVNRSRGRTAAAAGGCVLLRREAAERAGVPEAIRQAVIDDVALARTVKRSGGRIWLGLADRVDSVRPYPRLGELWRMVSRSAYTQLRHNPLLLLLTVAGLAVVYLVPPAAVVAGVLTGRPAPLTLGAAAWALMAGSYIPMLRYYRQTLWLAPLLPLTALLYLLMTVDSAVRHHLGQGAAWKGRTYARPSAAP
- a CDS encoding glutamate racemase, whose amino-acid sequence is MKIALMDSGIGLLPTAAAMRRLRPDVDLVLSSDPATMPWGPRTPEGVTGLALGCARAAAAHRPAALIVACNTASVHALPALRAELEPGLPVIGTVPAIKPAAAGGGPIAIWATPATTGSPYQRGLIRDFAGGVEVTEVPCPGLADAVQHADNEGIDAAVAAAAARTPRDVTTVVLGCTHYELVADRIRTAVQQPDAPPIVLHGSAGAVAAQALRRIGADPFPPDGPVTPGGLTVILSGREAALPEVALAYAEGVQLAPVAPTRA
- a CDS encoding O-antigen ligase family protein, whose translation is MTSSVVEPVVQDHGRPAAGCAGASDVAGVLILAGCAVWALIAAMGRPARPEGVLLAVLAVAAGYACGRIAGSLLPVAGAAAAGLAGFGLACTSPYGLSGHEGPGAAQLTLATGALCCAAWAAPRVLRPALWLPAAAITLTAVVGGSTVGSVACGAVLVCSLIAARPRRRLPALIACALIAAVAVGGTWAVAKGSVPGGLPPALRAHLTEHRIRLWQDAARIEETDQLRGAGPDRFGELSPSVAQPLGPEAKPHSAPLQQAAGQGLPGVALLGAAFGWMLHALWRSPRPTPVVLTAAATLTALAVESCLGNALSFSQITAGAGLLAGLATARRLDDDQGAVP
- a CDS encoding NUDIX hydrolase; protein product: MPTPDFIRDLRASIGHELLYLPGVSAVVIDDQDRVLLGRRADNGRWTIICGIPEPGEQPATAVVREVAEETAVRCVPERIVLVRTLAPVTYPNDDKCQFVDICFRCRAVGGEARVNDDESLDVGWFPLDALPEMEDFSLSRIKQALDDGPTWFEPIVGE
- a CDS encoding 3-hydroxybutyrate dehydrogenase; its protein translation is MSASTTPGPDSRLSGGLDLSGRTALVTGAAGGIGRACTLRLATAGARVRAVDLDAGGLTDLVAAASGLPGPVEAHPLDLTDLDAAERAAAGTDILVNNAGLQLVRPIEDFPPEVFSRVLTVMLEAPFRLVRGALPHMYAQGWGRIVNISSVHGLRASPYKSAYVAAKHGLEGLSKVAALEGAEHGVTSNCVNPGYVRTPLVERQIADQAEAHGISPERVVSEVMLADAAVKRLVEPEEVAEAVVYLCGPYTSFITGASLSMDGGWTAH